In the genome of Olsenella profusa DSM 13989, one region contains:
- a CDS encoding SAM-dependent DNA methyltransferase yields MTAQVKSRQRVQDHGEVFTNVREVNAMLDMVKQETERIESRFLEPACGDGNFLDEVLRRKLAVVGSRYRRSLAEWERYAFIAVGSIYGVELLADNVASCRERLYSIVEADYLRVCKKSPTPGYLEAIRYVLSRNILNGNALSLKAVDEHGDDTNEPIVFSEWSLVMGDKVKRRDFRLDEMLEGSADQQQFSLFGASGTPTSEWELDEETGAMTPKPIREFSMTSLYEVQNNE; encoded by the coding sequence ATGACTGCACAAGTAAAATCGCGCCAGCGTGTACAGGACCACGGCGAGGTGTTCACCAACGTGCGCGAGGTGAACGCCATGCTGGATATGGTGAAACAGGAGACCGAACGCATCGAGTCGCGCTTCCTGGAGCCCGCATGCGGCGACGGAAACTTTCTCGACGAGGTGCTGAGGCGCAAGCTTGCCGTGGTGGGCTCACGCTACCGGCGCTCGCTCGCCGAGTGGGAGCGCTACGCTTTCATAGCCGTGGGCAGCATCTACGGCGTGGAGCTGCTTGCCGACAACGTAGCGTCATGCCGGGAGCGGCTGTACTCGATCGTGGAGGCGGACTATCTGCGCGTGTGCAAGAAGAGCCCGACGCCTGGCTACCTTGAGGCCATCCGCTACGTTCTATCGCGCAACATCCTGAACGGCAACGCCCTAAGCCTCAAGGCCGTGGACGAACATGGGGACGACACCAACGAGCCAATCGTCTTCTCCGAGTGGTCCTTGGTTATGGGCGACAAGGTGAAGCGCCGCGACTTCCGTTTGGACGAGATGCTGGAGGGCAGCGCCGACCAACAACAATTCTCGCTGTTCGGCGCAAGTGGTACACCCACCTCGGAGTGGGAGTTGGACGAGGAGACCGGTGCGATGACTCCCAAGCCCATACGGGAGTTTTCAATGACGAGCCTCTACGAGGTGCAGAACAATGAGTAG
- a CDS encoding Eco57I restriction-modification methylase domain-containing protein has product MSSLFETTYNPDVLSCLANLSNDEVFTPPDLANKMLDLLPREIWSDPNATFFDPGTKSGVFLREVAVRLIDGLEPQFPDLQERLNHIYRNQIFGMAITELTSLLARRSLYCSKYPNSKYSIVHFNEPQGRVDYRQLKHTWEYGRCKYCGVPKAVYDREQDLESYAYEFIHLDDPGEVFSVKFDVIIGNPPYQMNDGGGNGSSAMPIYHRFIEQAKKLNPRYLCMIVPAKWQSGGKGLDAFRDSMLHDRRIKEMVTYSDSRDCFQGVDIAGGVSYFLWARDYDGPCHATLHENGEDTSSDRALDEFPVFIASDRAVKIIRSVQSKASEFYADIVRSRKPFGIGAGSDYKKGDLALRYRGGMSTVNKDGVTTGREMIDQWKVIISKAAAEHAGQSDKNGQRKMLTVIEILPPKTVCSETYLVVDAFDSQAGAENLAAYIRTKFVRYLIWQATPTQNISKSCFAFVPAIDLSKAPTDEELYSYFGLDEDSMREIETKIKPMTGGEDD; this is encoded by the coding sequence ATGAGTAGCCTTTTTGAAACCACCTACAATCCCGACGTACTGAGCTGCCTTGCCAACCTGAGCAACGATGAGGTCTTCACTCCTCCGGACTTGGCGAACAAGATGCTCGACCTGCTGCCTCGTGAAATCTGGAGCGACCCTAACGCTACGTTCTTTGACCCCGGCACTAAGTCTGGCGTCTTCCTGAGGGAAGTTGCAGTTCGACTCATAGATGGCCTTGAGCCACAATTCCCAGACCTACAGGAGCGGCTTAATCATATCTACCGCAATCAAATTTTTGGTATGGCAATAACCGAACTCACGAGTCTGCTTGCGCGGCGCAGCCTCTACTGTTCTAAGTACCCAAACAGCAAATACTCCATAGTCCATTTTAATGAGCCTCAGGGCCGCGTTGATTACAGGCAATTGAAACACACATGGGAATACGGACGGTGTAAGTATTGCGGCGTCCCTAAGGCTGTGTATGACCGCGAACAGGATCTGGAGTCTTACGCATACGAGTTCATTCACCTAGACGATCCGGGAGAGGTATTTAGTGTGAAATTCGATGTCATCATAGGCAACCCTCCCTACCAAATGAACGATGGAGGTGGCAATGGCAGCAGTGCCATGCCCATTTACCATAGGTTCATCGAGCAGGCAAAGAAGCTTAACCCTCGTTACCTTTGTATGATTGTGCCGGCAAAATGGCAGTCGGGAGGCAAGGGCCTCGATGCTTTCCGTGATTCTATGCTCCATGATCGCCGCATCAAGGAGATGGTCACATACAGCGATTCACGTGACTGCTTTCAAGGCGTTGACATTGCAGGCGGCGTTTCTTACTTCTTGTGGGCGCGCGACTATGATGGTCCATGTCACGCAACGCTGCATGAGAACGGAGAGGACACCTCTTCCGATAGAGCCCTCGACGAATTCCCCGTGTTCATCGCTTCCGATCGGGCAGTGAAAATTATACGTAGCGTGCAATCCAAAGCCAGCGAGTTCTATGCCGATATCGTGCGCTCTCGTAAGCCGTTTGGTATCGGGGCTGGGTCTGACTATAAGAAAGGTGATCTGGCTCTCAGGTATCGCGGGGGGATGTCTACAGTTAACAAAGATGGTGTGACGACTGGCCGGGAGATGATTGACCAGTGGAAGGTTATTATCTCGAAAGCAGCGGCAGAGCATGCGGGGCAGTCCGACAAGAATGGTCAGCGAAAAATGTTGACAGTTATCGAGATCCTGCCGCCTAAGACCGTATGCAGCGAGACATATCTTGTCGTTGACGCCTTTGACAGCCAGGCAGGGGCGGAGAACTTGGCAGCCTACATACGTACAAAGTTCGTACGCTATTTGATATGGCAGGCAACGCCAACGCAAAATATATCGAAAAGCTGCTTCGCGTTTGTGCCCGCCATCGACCTAAGCAAGGCCCCCACCGACGAGGAGCTTTATAGCTACTTTGGTCTTGATGAGGATAGTATGCGGGAAATCGAGACAAAAATTAAGCCAATGACGGGTGGCGAAGATGACTAG